The sequence GCCGGAATGGGGATAAAGGCCTGGGGCAGGGGGGTTGCCGGGAAAAAGAGTACGGGAAAAAAGAAAATACTGCCGCAGAAAGCCTGAAAACCGGTCAGCAGAAAAACCGGGTAACGTGCGGATAGCCGTTTTAAAAGCAGGGTATAGGCCGCTGCACAGACCATGGCCATGAATTCAAAGGAGTTGCCCAGAAGGGGATTGGGTGCGTTTTCGGACACGGTTCCTGTCAGGGAGAGTCCCACCGCACCGGCCATGGCCAGGGCAAAACCGCAGAAAGTCCGGGTACTCACTTTTTCATTCAGGGTGAGCATGGCACCGATGGCTACCAGAAGGGGCAGCACAGCTGTTATCATGCTGGCCTGAGAGGCTGTGGTCAGGGTAAGGGCTTTGGCCTCAAAAATGAAGTAGAGGCAGGGCTCACAGAGAACCATGATGCCAAGGAGTTTCCAGTCTCCGTTCCGGTAACGGATCTGTGGAAGCAGGCGAAAGACAAAGGGCAGAAAACAGAGGCTGGCAATGGCCATACGGGCAAAGATGACCACCATGGGGTCATAGCTTGTAAATGCCAGTTTCAGGGCGATGAAGCTTGTGGCCCAGAGCAGCATGGCCGTAACAAGGGCAACATAGGGAAACATACTGACCACTGCGGTTCCTTTCAGCCTTTCTTCGGTATCGGCTGCCTGTGCCGATAAAGCCAAAGTCCAGCAAGAAAGCCGGAGCCGCGCAAAGAATCTTTCCGCGGTTCCGGCTTGTAATTCTCTTCCGGACGGATTTTTTAGCATATCCTGTAAAGAAAGAAAACGATTTTGATGGAAGCAGCAGGGACTGCTTTTTTATCTGACAAAGCAGGTTTTTTTACAGCGTTACAATGGCAGACTCCGGGCTTTATGGGCTGACCCGTTTTCCTCGCCCCAGCAGCCCGTCTCCCGGAGAGAGACGGGCTGCCATGTGGTGGCTGCCGGGTGTGGAGAAGAAAAAGGGTGAAGGTATGTGGGGTTTCAGGCCCTGTTACTGCCGGGTCAGCCTTCTGTATTTCATGCGTTTGGGAATCAGGGCATCGGCTCCCAGGCGGCGTTTTTTGTCTTCCTCGTATTCCGTGAAATTGCCGTCAAAGAAGACTACTTCCGCATCTCCCTCAAAGGCGAGGATGTGGGTGCAGGTTCTGTCCAGGAACCAGCGGTCATGGCTGATGATGAGGGCACAGCCCGCAAAATTGGCAAGGCCCTCTTCCAGTGCACGGATGGTGTTTACGTCCAGATCGTTGGTGGGTTCGTCAAGGAGCAGGACGTTGGCTTCGGATTTGAGCATCTGGGCCAGATGCACCCGGTTGCGCTCCCCGCCGGAAAGGACTTCCACCTTTTTCTGCTGATCTGCTCCCGAGAAGTTAAAGCGGGCCACATAGGCACGGGAGTTGACTTCCCGGCCACCCACCATCACGATATCCTGACCACCAGAAATGACTTCCCAGATACTTTTGCCGGATTCAAGGGATCCCCTGTGCTGGTCCGCATATCCCAGCTTTACGGTTTCTCCCACCCGTATGTTCCCTTTATCCGGCGTCTCTTCCCCGGAAATCATGCGGAAAAGGGTGGTTTTACCGGCTCCGTTGGGGCCGATGATGCCCACGATGCTGCCGGGCTGCAGGTTGAAGCTCATGTCTTCCACAAGGAGTTTATCTTCAAAGGCCTTGCTGACGCCATCGGTTTCAATGACGAGATTACCGAGACGGGGACCGGAGGGAATGAAAATCTGAAGATCACGGTCCATCTGTTCGTTGCTGCGGCCCAGCATTTCCTCATAGGCACTGATGCGGGCCTTGGATTTGGCATGGCGTCCCTTGGGGCTCATGCGGATCCAGTCCAGCTCCCGTTCCAGGGTTTTCTGACGCTGGGATTCCTGTTTTTCCTCATCCGCAAGGCGTTTTTGTTTCTGTTCCAGCCATGAGGAGTAATTGCCCTTCCAGGGAATGCCTTCTCCCCTGTCCAGTTCCAGAATCCAGCCGGCCACATTGTCGAGGAAATAGCGGTCATGGGTAACGGCAATGATGGTTCCCGCATACTGTTTCAGGTGTTGTTCCAGCCATGCCACGGATTCCGCATCCAGATGGTTGGTGGGTTCGTCGAGAAGCAGGATATCGGGTTTCTGCAGAAGCAGTTTGCACAGTGCCACTCTGCGACGCTCACCACCGGAGAGTACGGCCACCTTTGCGTCCGGCGGCGGGCAGCGCAGCGCATCCATGGCCATTTCCAGCCGGGCGTCAATGTCCCAGCCGTCCATGCGGTCCAGCAGATCCTGTACCTCGCCCTGACGCTCAATCAGTTTGTTCATGGCGTCATCATCCATGGGTTCTGCAAATTTTTCGTTGATGGCATTGTATTCCTTCATCAGGGCAGCCACCTGACCGGCACCTTCCTCCACCAGTTCCAGTACGGTACGGTTTTCGTCCAGCAGGGGTTCCTGAGGCAGGTAGCCGATGGAGTAACCGTCGGAAAGGATGGTTTCTCCGGCAAACTCATTGTCCACACCAGCCATGATGCGCAGAAGGGTACTTTTACCGGATCCGTTCAAACCCAGTACGCCAATTTTGGCACCATAATAATAGGAAAGGGAAATATCCTTCAGCACGGTTTTGGTGCCATGCCGTTTGCTTACCTGCATCATTGTGTAGATGACCTTTTTGGTATCCACGCTCATGGGTAATGCTCCTTTGTTGATGGGGTTTCATAAAAGGGAAGCGCAC comes from Desulfobotulus pelophilus and encodes:
- a CDS encoding DMT family transporter: MFPYVALVTAMLLWATSFIALKLAFTSYDPMVVIFARMAIASLCFLPFVFRLLPQIRYRNGDWKLLGIMVLCEPCLYFIFEAKALTLTTASQASMITAVLPLLVAIGAMLTLNEKVSTRTFCGFALAMAGAVGLSLTGTVSENAPNPLLGNSFEFMAMVCAAAYTLLLKRLSARYPVFLLTGFQAFCGSIFFFPVLFFPATPLPQAFIPIPALSVFYLGVCITLGAYGLYNYGVSRIPASQASAYVNLIPVFTVFFGWLILGEQFTMPQYLCAALVLSGVAVSQHRLPEPSVPPLIPAAQTPQE
- the ettA gene encoding energy-dependent translational throttle protein EttA: MSVDTKKVIYTMMQVSKRHGTKTVLKDISLSYYYGAKIGVLGLNGSGKSTLLRIMAGVDNEFAGETILSDGYSIGYLPQEPLLDENRTVLELVEEGAGQVAALMKEYNAINEKFAEPMDDDAMNKLIERQGEVQDLLDRMDGWDIDARLEMAMDALRCPPPDAKVAVLSGGERRRVALCKLLLQKPDILLLDEPTNHLDAESVAWLEQHLKQYAGTIIAVTHDRYFLDNVAGWILELDRGEGIPWKGNYSSWLEQKQKRLADEEKQESQRQKTLERELDWIRMSPKGRHAKSKARISAYEEMLGRSNEQMDRDLQIFIPSGPRLGNLVIETDGVSKAFEDKLLVEDMSFNLQPGSIVGIIGPNGAGKTTLFRMISGEETPDKGNIRVGETVKLGYADQHRGSLESGKSIWEVISGGQDIVMVGGREVNSRAYVARFNFSGADQQKKVEVLSGGERNRVHLAQMLKSEANVLLLDEPTNDLDVNTIRALEEGLANFAGCALIISHDRWFLDRTCTHILAFEGDAEVVFFDGNFTEYEEDKKRRLGADALIPKRMKYRRLTRQ